A DNA window from Theobroma cacao cultivar B97-61/B2 chromosome 5, Criollo_cocoa_genome_V2, whole genome shotgun sequence contains the following coding sequences:
- the LOC18599114 gene encoding metal tolerance protein C2 — protein sequence MEREKSFKYYSQEPDSPHTWNADFGFTNASDRRYAFSRQSSFHQSQKDPQTPRISNFSNDSMKPFLSRTASSIDIPPGFYSFDEVKEGLLEAKRSAVAEKLSVLDSFLWIFRVIRTGNRQMKRLLIMISLNVAYSTAEFAIGLFTGRIGLVSDAFHLTFGCGLLTFSLFAMATSRRKPDHVYTYGYQRLEVLSAFTNALFLLFMSFSLAVEALHAFIQDESEHKHYLIVSAVTNLLVNLIGVWFFRNYARINLVYRKPEDMNYHSVCLHVLADSIRSAGLILASWFLSLGVNNAEVLCLGLVSGAVFMLVLPLFKATAGVLLQTAPPNIPSSALSKYWRQITSHEDVTEVSQARFWELVPGHVVGSISLQMKKEMDDRPILEYVHSLYHELGIHDLTVQTDYL from the exons atggagagagagaaatcattCAAATACTACTCTCAAGAGCCCGATTCACCTCATACGTGGAACGCCGATTTCGGATTCACCAACGCAAGCGATCGGCGTTACGCGTTTTCGCGGCAGTCGTCGTTTCACCAATCGCAGAAAGATCCTCAAACGCCGAGGATTTCGAACTTCTCCAACGATTCAATGAAGCCTTTTCTATCGAGGACTGCTTCAAGCATCGACATACCCCCAGggttttactcttttgacgaAGTAAAAGAAGGGCTTTTGGAAGCTAAAAGATCGGCGGTGGCGGAGAAATTATCGGTTTTGGATTCGTTTTTGTGGATTTTTCGGGTTATAAGAACCGGTAACCGGCAAATGAAGAGGTTGCTAATTATGATTTCACTTAATGTGGCGTATTCTACTGCTGAGTTTGCGATTGGGCTCTTTACGGGCCGTATTG GTTTGGTATCTGATGCATTTCATTTGACGTTTGGCTGTGGGCTCTTGACATTTTCATTGTTTGCAATGGCTACTTCTCGAAGAAAGCCCGATCATGTTTATACTTACGG GTACCAAAGACTAGAAGTATTGTCTGCTTTCACCAATGCT CTGTTTCTATTGTTCATGTCATTCTCCTTAGCTGTGGAAGCACTTCATGCTTTCATCCAAGATGAATCAGAGCACAA GCATTATTTGATTGTTTCGGCGGTGACAAATCTATTGGTGAATCTTATTGGCGTTTGGTTCTTTAGAAATTATGCTCGAATCAATCTTG TATACAGGAAACCTGAAGATATGAATTACCACTCAGTTTGCTTGCATGTTCTTGCAGATTCCATTCGCAG TGCAGGTTTGATATTGGCATCCTGGTTTCTGTCTCTTGG GGTTAATAATGCTGAAGTTTTGTGTTTGGGATTAGTTTCGGGTGCAGTCTTCATGCTTGTCTTGCCTCTGTTTAAAGCAACTGCTGGTGTATTGCTTCAGACGGCACCACCTAATATTCCATCTTCAGCTTTGAGCAAATACTGGCGGCAG ATTACTTCTCATGAAGATGTTACAGAAGTTTCTCAAGCCCGGTTTTGGGAACTAGTGCCCGGTCATGTCGTTGGATCCATTTCACTTCAG ATGAAGAAAGAGATGGATGATCGCCCAATACTGGAGTATGTGCATAGTTTGTACCATGAATTGGGAATACATGATTTGACAGTGCAAACTGATTACCTATGA
- the LOC18599115 gene encoding probable L-type lectin-domain containing receptor kinase S.5 isoform X1 yields MNNFIPQSDQNIASHNTKSSIILHCLKLILPGIKRISLNQPCSFLIQLQYGHFADFQDEDRKDLDLSENSTIFRDAMQVTPDLNGDITNTPGRAYYGKKFRLWSKKKGIASFNSTFVINISNKDSPEVGEGLAFVLTADKSVPGNSYGQWLGMVNASTNGTSQARIVGVEFDTRKSYEEDLDDNHVGLDINSCYSILQESLSSYNINLSVGVDVRVVVQYDGKNLTVFISEGNETVNATSPAFSVPLDLSAYLPESVYVGFSASTGNFTQLNCVRAWEFQGLDVDEDSNLLWVWIAVPVISLALISGLAFYMYWSGRFKKDDLEGAYPNIEDHIKSSTAPRRFRLKELKRATGNFNHKNKLGKGGFGTVYKGIWKEKEVAVKRVSKKSNQGSQEFIAEVTTIGNLNHKNLVKLIGWCYENRELLLVYEYMPNGSLDKFIFYDEKAGIEESNQPTLSWETRLIIIKGVAEALDYLHNGCEKRVLHRDIKSSNIMLDSEFNARLGDFGLARTIQQREKTHHSTIEIAGTPGYMAPETFLISRATVETDVYSYGVLLLEVVCGRKPGNQSELNNYNNSIVNWLWEFYRRGRITDAVDSKLDGDFVDKEVESALILGLACCHPNPHYRPSMRTVLAVLTGEADPPQVPHERPSFVWPAMPPVFSQSDYSLTGSQFSTISDLSGR; encoded by the exons ATGAACAACTTCATCCCTCAGAGTGACCAAAATATCGCCAGTCATAATACAAAATCCTCCATTATTCTTCACTGCCTCAAACTTATTTTGCCAGGCATTAAGAGAATCTCGTTAAATCAACCCTGTTCTTTCCTTATTCAGTTGCAGTATGGCCACTTCGCCG ATTTCCAGGATGAAGACAGAAAAGATCTCGATCTGAGTGAGAATTCCACTATATTCAGAGATGCGATGCAAGTTACACCTGACCTTAACGGAGACATTACAAATACACCTGGAAGGGCCTACTATGGAAAGAAGTTCAGGCTCTGGagcaaaaagaaaggaatagcATCTTTCAATTCTACTTTTGTGATTAATATCAGTAACAAAGACTCACCAGAAGTTGGGGAAGGTTTGGCTTTTGTACTAACTGCAGATAAGAGTGTTCCGGGGAATAGCTATGGGCAATGGCTCGGGATGGTCAACGCAAGCACAAATGGAACCTCTCAAGCCAGGATAGTCGGCGTGGAGTTTGACACAAGGAAGAGCTATGAGGAAGATCTTGATGATAATCACGTAGGCTTGGATATCAATAGTTGTTACTCAATTTTACAAGAGTCGTTGAGTAGCTATAATATTAACCTTTCAGTAGGTGTTGATGTGCGGGTAGTTGTTCAATATGATGGCAAAAACTTGACTGTTTTTATTTCCGAAGGAAATGAAACGGTGAACGCAACGAGTCCTGCATTTTCAGTGCCTCTTGACCTCTCAGCATATCTTCCGGAAAGTGTTTATGTGGGATTCTCAGCTTCGACTGGCAATTTCACACAACTGAATTGTGTAAGAGCTTGGGAATTCCAGGGTTTAGATGTTGATGAGGATTCAAATTTGTTGTGGGTTTGGATTGCTGTTCCAGTTATTTCTCTGGCTTTAATCAGTGGGCTTGCTTTTTACATGTACTGGAGTGGGAGATTCAAAAAGGATGATCTGGAAGGGGCATACCCAAATATAGAAGATCATATTAAGAGCTCCACTGCGCCGAGAAGGTTCCGGTTGAAAGAACTAAAAAGAGCAACGGGCAATTTTAATCACAAGAACAAGCTTGGAAAAGGTGGATTCGGGACAGTCTATAAGGGAATTTGGAAAGAAAAGGAGGTAGCTGTCAAAAGAGTCtccaaaaaatcaaaccaaggAAGTCAAGAGTTCATAGCCGAGGTCACAACAATCGGAAACCTCAACCACAAAAATCTTGTGAAGCTGATCGGATGGTGCTACGAAAACCGTGAGCTCCTTCTTGTTTATGAATACATGCCAAATGGAAGCCTCGATAAATTCATATTCTATGATGAGAAAGCAGGCATAGAGGAATCAAACCAACCAACACTCAGCTGGGAAACTAGGCTCATCATAATAAAAGGAGTCGCAGAGGCACTAGACTATCTTCATAATGGCTGTGAGAAGAGAGTGCTTCACCGGGACATAAAATCTAGCAACATAATGCTGGATTCAGAGTTCAATGCTAGGTTGGGGGATTTCGGATTGGCAAGAACCATTCAGCAAAGAGAAAAGACACACCACTCAACAATAGAAATTGCAGGCACACCAGGTTACATGGCCCCGGAAACTTTTCTTATTAGCAGGGCGACAGTCGAGACCGATGTTTATTCATACGGTGTTCTTCTCCTGGAAGTTGTCTGTGGAAGAAAGCCTGGTAATCAAAGTGAGCtgaataattataacaatagCATTGTGAATTGGCTATGGGAATTTTACAGGAGAGGAAGGATTACTGATGCGGTGGATTCCAAGTTGGATGGAGACTTTGTGGACAAAGAAGTGGAGTCTGCACTTATCTTGGGTTTAGCCTGTTGCCATCCGAACCCACATTACAGGCCTTCTATGAGAACTGTTTTGGCGGTTCTTACAGGGGAAGCGGATCCACCTCAGGTTCCACATGAAAGGCCTTCATTTGTATGGCCAGCAATGCCCCCAGTTTTCAGCCAGTCAGATTACTCTCTCACAGGAAGCCAGTTCAGTACAATTTCTGATCTCAGCGGGAGATGA
- the LOC18599115 gene encoding probable L-type lectin-domain containing receptor kinase S.5 isoform X2: MQVTPDLNGDITNTPGRAYYGKKFRLWSKKKGIASFNSTFVINISNKDSPEVGEGLAFVLTADKSVPGNSYGQWLGMVNASTNGTSQARIVGVEFDTRKSYEEDLDDNHVGLDINSCYSILQESLSSYNINLSVGVDVRVVVQYDGKNLTVFISEGNETVNATSPAFSVPLDLSAYLPESVYVGFSASTGNFTQLNCVRAWEFQGLDVDEDSNLLWVWIAVPVISLALISGLAFYMYWSGRFKKDDLEGAYPNIEDHIKSSTAPRRFRLKELKRATGNFNHKNKLGKGGFGTVYKGIWKEKEVAVKRVSKKSNQGSQEFIAEVTTIGNLNHKNLVKLIGWCYENRELLLVYEYMPNGSLDKFIFYDEKAGIEESNQPTLSWETRLIIIKGVAEALDYLHNGCEKRVLHRDIKSSNIMLDSEFNARLGDFGLARTIQQREKTHHSTIEIAGTPGYMAPETFLISRATVETDVYSYGVLLLEVVCGRKPGNQSELNNYNNSIVNWLWEFYRRGRITDAVDSKLDGDFVDKEVESALILGLACCHPNPHYRPSMRTVLAVLTGEADPPQVPHERPSFVWPAMPPVFSQSDYSLTGSQFSTISDLSGR, from the coding sequence ATGCAAGTTACACCTGACCTTAACGGAGACATTACAAATACACCTGGAAGGGCCTACTATGGAAAGAAGTTCAGGCTCTGGagcaaaaagaaaggaatagcATCTTTCAATTCTACTTTTGTGATTAATATCAGTAACAAAGACTCACCAGAAGTTGGGGAAGGTTTGGCTTTTGTACTAACTGCAGATAAGAGTGTTCCGGGGAATAGCTATGGGCAATGGCTCGGGATGGTCAACGCAAGCACAAATGGAACCTCTCAAGCCAGGATAGTCGGCGTGGAGTTTGACACAAGGAAGAGCTATGAGGAAGATCTTGATGATAATCACGTAGGCTTGGATATCAATAGTTGTTACTCAATTTTACAAGAGTCGTTGAGTAGCTATAATATTAACCTTTCAGTAGGTGTTGATGTGCGGGTAGTTGTTCAATATGATGGCAAAAACTTGACTGTTTTTATTTCCGAAGGAAATGAAACGGTGAACGCAACGAGTCCTGCATTTTCAGTGCCTCTTGACCTCTCAGCATATCTTCCGGAAAGTGTTTATGTGGGATTCTCAGCTTCGACTGGCAATTTCACACAACTGAATTGTGTAAGAGCTTGGGAATTCCAGGGTTTAGATGTTGATGAGGATTCAAATTTGTTGTGGGTTTGGATTGCTGTTCCAGTTATTTCTCTGGCTTTAATCAGTGGGCTTGCTTTTTACATGTACTGGAGTGGGAGATTCAAAAAGGATGATCTGGAAGGGGCATACCCAAATATAGAAGATCATATTAAGAGCTCCACTGCGCCGAGAAGGTTCCGGTTGAAAGAACTAAAAAGAGCAACGGGCAATTTTAATCACAAGAACAAGCTTGGAAAAGGTGGATTCGGGACAGTCTATAAGGGAATTTGGAAAGAAAAGGAGGTAGCTGTCAAAAGAGTCtccaaaaaatcaaaccaaggAAGTCAAGAGTTCATAGCCGAGGTCACAACAATCGGAAACCTCAACCACAAAAATCTTGTGAAGCTGATCGGATGGTGCTACGAAAACCGTGAGCTCCTTCTTGTTTATGAATACATGCCAAATGGAAGCCTCGATAAATTCATATTCTATGATGAGAAAGCAGGCATAGAGGAATCAAACCAACCAACACTCAGCTGGGAAACTAGGCTCATCATAATAAAAGGAGTCGCAGAGGCACTAGACTATCTTCATAATGGCTGTGAGAAGAGAGTGCTTCACCGGGACATAAAATCTAGCAACATAATGCTGGATTCAGAGTTCAATGCTAGGTTGGGGGATTTCGGATTGGCAAGAACCATTCAGCAAAGAGAAAAGACACACCACTCAACAATAGAAATTGCAGGCACACCAGGTTACATGGCCCCGGAAACTTTTCTTATTAGCAGGGCGACAGTCGAGACCGATGTTTATTCATACGGTGTTCTTCTCCTGGAAGTTGTCTGTGGAAGAAAGCCTGGTAATCAAAGTGAGCtgaataattataacaatagCATTGTGAATTGGCTATGGGAATTTTACAGGAGAGGAAGGATTACTGATGCGGTGGATTCCAAGTTGGATGGAGACTTTGTGGACAAAGAAGTGGAGTCTGCACTTATCTTGGGTTTAGCCTGTTGCCATCCGAACCCACATTACAGGCCTTCTATGAGAACTGTTTTGGCGGTTCTTACAGGGGAAGCGGATCCACCTCAGGTTCCACATGAAAGGCCTTCATTTGTATGGCCAGCAATGCCCCCAGTTTTCAGCCAGTCAGATTACTCTCTCACAGGAAGCCAGTTCAGTACAATTTCTGATCTCAGCGGGAGATGA
- the LOC18599116 gene encoding 60S ribosomal protein L6 — protein sequence MAAKRKTPLKTRNPDLIRGVGKYSRSKMYHKRGLWAIKAKNGGVLPRHDPKPKAAAAPEKLPKFYPADDVKKPLLNKRKPKPTKLRTSITPGTVLILLAGRFMGKRVVFLKQLTSGLLLVTGPFKINGVPLRRVNQSYVIATSTKVDISGVNEEKFDDKYFAKEVEKKKKKGEGEFFEAEKKDKRKLPDDKKEDQKAVDASLIKSIEGVPDLKAYLAARFSLKSGMKPHELVF from the exons ATGGCGGCGAAAAGGAAAACCCCTCTTAAGACCCGAAACCCTGATCTGATTCGTGGCGTAGGTAAGTATTCTCGGTCTAAGATGTACCACAAGCGTGGCCTTTGGGCCATCAAGGCCAAAAACGGTGGCGTCCTCCCCCGCCATGACCCCAAGCCTAAGGCAGCCGCTGCCCCGGAGAAGCTACCCAAGTTTTACCCCGCTGATGATGTCAAAAAGCCCCTTCTTAATAAGCGCAAGCCTAAACCCACCAAGCTCAG aaCGAGCATTACTCCAGGGACagtgttgattttgttggctGGGAGGTTTATGGGGAAGAGAGTTGTTTTCTTGAAGCAACTTACATCTGGGCTTCTTCTGGTTACTG GACCTTTCAAGATTAATGGTGTTCCTTTAAGGCGTGTGAACCAATCCTATGTCATTGCTACTTCCACTAAGGTTGACATCTCAGGAGTTAATGAAGAGAAGTTTGATGACAAGTACTTTGCCAAGGaagtagaaaaaaagaagaagaagggtGAGGGAGAGTTTTTTGAAGCTGAAAAAAAG GATAAGAGGAAACTACCAGATGACAAGAAAGAAGACCAGAAAGCTGTTGATGCCTCTTTGATAAAGTCCATTGAGGGAGTCCCAGACTTGAAGGCCTACCTTGCGGCAAGATTTTCGCTTAAGTCTGGCATGAAACCTCATGAACTTGTCTTTTAG
- the LOC18599117 gene encoding probable L-type lectin-domain containing receptor kinase S.5: MCSSLLSYFLIILAASLSQALIRVSCLEFNFSSFQKEDESLLILSRNSYIVNGAIQVTPDFTGDPIVNFSGRALYKKPFGLWKDNGTTASFNTTFVLNIQKRTSPGGEGLAFVITTNSGLPENSEGKWLGIVNSTLNGSSQARVVAVEFDTRKSYAEDLDGNHIGLNINSIDSIEQVSLTSYGVNISGGEDLRVHLQYDGKNLTVFVGDNKTLVLSRPLNLSAYLPQKVFVGFSASTSNETELNCVKSWAFFGTDIGGGRNLLWVWITVPVASLALLIGVAFYLCWRRVPTEGDLEGAQGNIEDEIKRSNMAPRKFRLKELKLATSNFSPKYKLGKGGFGTVYKGSWKSKDVAVKRVSKKSHQGKQEFIAEVTTIGNLNHKNLVKLIGWCYESRELLLVYEYMPNGSLDKFIFCDDKASMEESTLSWEQRLSIIKGVAQALEYLHNGCQKRVLHRDIKASNIMLDSKFNAKLGDFGLARTIQEKEKTHHSTIEIAGTPGYMAPETFLISRATVETDVYSFGVLVLEVVCGRKPGNQSEKNNYNNSIVNWLWEFYRKGRITDAADSRMDGNFDEKEVECALILGLACCHPNPHYRPSMKTVLQVLTGEADPPEVPQERPSFVWPAMPPSFSGIDNSLTGSQLTPFTDLTGR; the protein is encoded by the coding sequence ATGTGCTCTTCTCTACTGTCCTACTTTTTAATAATCCTAGCAGCGTCCCTGAGTCAGGCTCTTATTCGGGTAAGCTGCTtggaatttaatttttcatccTTCCAGAAAGAAGATGAAAGTTTGCTCATCTTGAGCCGGAATTCTTACATAGTCAATGGAGCCATCCAAGTTACTCCGGATTTTACTGGAGATCCCATAGTAAATTTCTCAGGACGAGCCTTGTATAAGAAACCCTTTGGGCTTTGGAAAGACAATGGCACCACCGCTTCCTTTAATACAACTTTCGTCCTCAATATCCAAAAGCGAACGTCTCCTGGCGGTGAAGGCCTGGCCTTCGTAATAACCACGAATTCTGGTCTTCCAGAGAACAGCGAAGGAAAATGGCTCGGGATTGTAAATTCGACTTTGAATGGTTCTTCTCAAGCTAGGGTGGTGGCGGTGGAATTTGACACAAGGAAGAGCTACGCTGAAGACTTGGATGGAAATCATATTGGCTTAAACATAAACAGCATCGACTCAATTGAGCAAGTGTCTTTAACCAGCTACGGTGTTAATATTTCAGGAGGTGAGGATTTAAGGGTACATCTTCAATATGACGGTAAAAACTTGACAGTTTTTGTGGGGGACAACAAGACTCTTGTGCTTTCTCGGCCTCTTAATCTCTCTGCCTATCTTCCACAGAAGGTTTTTGTTGGATTCTCTGCTTCAACAAGCAATGAGACAGAACTAAACTGTGTCAAATCGTGGGCATTTTTTGGAACAGATATTGGAGGTGGTCGAAATTTGTTGTGGGTTTGGATCACGGTTCCGGTAGCGAGTCTGGCTCTGTTAATCGGGGTTGCCTTTTACTTGTGTTGGAGGAGGGTACCCACGGAGGGGGATTTGGAGGGTGCACAAGGGAACATAGAAGATGAGATTAAACGTTCCAATATGGCTCCAAGGAAGTTTCGATTGAAAGAATTGAAACTAGCAACTAGCAATTTTAGCCCCAAGTACAAGCTTGGGAAAGGTGGGTTCGGAACTGTCTACAAGGGATCCTGGAAAAGCAAGGACGTAGCTGTCAAAAGAGTATCGAAGAAGTCACATCAAGGCAAGCAAGAATTCATAGCAGAAGTAACAACAATTGGCAACCTCAATCACAAAAACCTTGTGAAGTTAATCGGATGGTGCTATGAAAGTCGCGAACTCCTTCTTGTGTACGAGTACATGCCAAACGGAAGCCTTGATAAGTTCATCTTTTGCGACGACAAGGCAAGCATGGAGGAATCAACATTAAGCTGGGAGCAAAGGCTAAGCATAATAAAAGGAGTGGCTCAAGCACTAGAGTATCTTCACAATGGTTGTCAGAAGAGAGTGCTTCACCGCGACATAAAAGCCAGCAACATAATGTTGGATTCAAAGTTCAACGCGAAGCTAGGAGATTTTGGATTGGCTAGAActattcaagaaaaagaaaagacacaCCACTCCACGATTGAGATTGCTGGCACACCTGGTTACATGGCCCCAGAGACCTTTCTCATTAGCAGGGCCACGGTTGAAACGGATGTTTATTCCTTTGGCGTTCTTGTCCTGGAAGTCGTTTGTGGGAGAAAGCCCGGTAACCAAAGTGAGAAGAATAACTATAACAACAGCATTGTCAATTGGCTATGGGAATTCTACAGGAAGGGAAGGATCACCGACGCCGCGGATTCCAGGATGGATGGGAactttgatgaaaaagaagtAGAGTGTGCGCTCATTCTGGGATTGGCCTGTTGCCATCCAAACCCACACTACAGGCCTTCTATGAAAACTGTTTTGCAGGTTCTTACAGGGGAAGCGGATCCCCCAGAGGTACCCCAAGAAAGGCCTTCGTTTGTGTGGCCAGCCATGCCCCCATCTTTCAGTGGAATCGATAACTCTCTTACAGGAAGCCAACTTACTCCATTTACGGACCTTACTGGTAGGTAA
- the LOC18599118 gene encoding 4-hydroxy-tetrahydrodipicolinate reductase 2, chloroplastic isoform X2: MASLLKVSVNGFRSEKLPSLSKGNRRQGIVAKKAAFGSIPAAMSLSMSTTAVQHNQKSTSLDLAIPIMVNSCTGKMGKAVIKAADSAGLHIVPVSFGAEKESGQTIEMCGKEILVHGPSERESILASVFHEYPNLVMVDYSVPAAVNDNAELYSKVGVPFVMGTTGGDRDRLYKTVEDSNVYAVISPQMGKQVVAFLAAMEIMAEQFPGAFSGYSLQVMESHQASKLDTSGTAKAVISCFQKLGVSFDMDQIQMIRDPKQQIEMVGVPEEHLAGHAFHLYCLTSPDETVSFEFQHNVCGRSIYAEGTVDAVLFLAKKVQSKADKRIYNMIDVLQEGNMR, encoded by the exons ATGGCTTCTCTGCTTAAAGTCTCTGTCAATGGGTTTCGGTCGGAGAAGTTACCATCGTTATCTAAAGGCAACAGAAGACAAGGTATTGTTGCAAAGAAAGCAGCTTTTGGTTCAATCCCAGCGGCAATGTCCTTATCCATGTCTACCACAGCCGTCCAACATAACCAGAAATCAACTTCCCTGGACCTCGCCATCCCAATCATG GTAAATAGTTGTACTGGCAAAATGGGAAAGGCTGTTATCAAAGCAGCAGATTCTGCTGGACTTCATATTGTTCCTGTGTCTTTTGGTGCTGAGAAGGAGTCTGGGCAAACTATTGAAATGTGTGGCAAAGAGATTCTGGTCCATGGTCCTTCTGAAAGAGAAAGCATCCTTGCTTCTGTCTTTCACGAGTATCCAAACCTGGTCATGGTAGACTACAGTGTGCCTGCCGCAGTTAATG ATAATGCTGAGCTATATTCCAAAGTTGGAGTGCCTTTTGTTATGGGAACCACTGGTGGAGACAGGGATCGACTGTATAAGACTGTTGAAGATTCAAATGTTTATGCTGTGATCTCACCACAAATGGGGAAACAG GTTGTTGCCTTTCTTGCAGCCATGGAGATCATGGCTGAGCAATTTCCTGGAGCCTTCTCTGGATATTCTCTGCAG GTGATGGAGTCCCATCAAGCAAGCAAACTGGACACCTCGGGGACTGCTAAGGCTGTAATATCTTGCTTTCAGAAATTGGGGGTGTCATTTGATATGGATCAG atACAAATGATCCGCGATCCCAAGCAGCAGATCGAGATGGTAGGAGTTCCAGAAGAGCATTTGGCTGGTCATGCTTTTCATTTGTATTGTCTAACATCACCTGATGAAAC GGTTTCATTTGAGTTTCAGCACAATGTTTGTGGCAGATCGATATATGCCGAGGGTACTGTCGATGCTGTACTTTTCCTTGCTAAGAAG GTTCAGTCAAAGGCCGACAAGCGCATCTACAATATGATTGACGTCTTGCAGGAAGGTAACATGCGATAA
- the LOC18599118 gene encoding 4-hydroxy-tetrahydrodipicolinate reductase 2, chloroplastic isoform X1 — translation MASLLKVSVNGFRSEKLPSLSKGNRRQGIVAKKAAFGSIPAAMSLSMSTTAVQHNQKSTSLDLAIPIMVNSCTGKMGKAVIKAADSAGLHIVPVSFGAEKESGQTIEMCGKEILVHGPSERESILASVFHEYPNLVMVDYSVPAAVNDNAELYSKVGVPFVMGTTGGDRDRLYKTVEDSNVYAVISPQMGKQVVAFLAAMEIMAEQFPGAFSGYSLQVMESHQASKLDTSGTAKAVISCFQKLGVSFDMDQIQMIRDPKQQIEMVGVPEEHLAGHAFHLYCLTSPDETVSFEFQHNVCGRSIYAEGTVDAVLFLAKKVRFEGITATCSANNRFSQRPTSASTI, via the exons ATGGCTTCTCTGCTTAAAGTCTCTGTCAATGGGTTTCGGTCGGAGAAGTTACCATCGTTATCTAAAGGCAACAGAAGACAAGGTATTGTTGCAAAGAAAGCAGCTTTTGGTTCAATCCCAGCGGCAATGTCCTTATCCATGTCTACCACAGCCGTCCAACATAACCAGAAATCAACTTCCCTGGACCTCGCCATCCCAATCATG GTAAATAGTTGTACTGGCAAAATGGGAAAGGCTGTTATCAAAGCAGCAGATTCTGCTGGACTTCATATTGTTCCTGTGTCTTTTGGTGCTGAGAAGGAGTCTGGGCAAACTATTGAAATGTGTGGCAAAGAGATTCTGGTCCATGGTCCTTCTGAAAGAGAAAGCATCCTTGCTTCTGTCTTTCACGAGTATCCAAACCTGGTCATGGTAGACTACAGTGTGCCTGCCGCAGTTAATG ATAATGCTGAGCTATATTCCAAAGTTGGAGTGCCTTTTGTTATGGGAACCACTGGTGGAGACAGGGATCGACTGTATAAGACTGTTGAAGATTCAAATGTTTATGCTGTGATCTCACCACAAATGGGGAAACAG GTTGTTGCCTTTCTTGCAGCCATGGAGATCATGGCTGAGCAATTTCCTGGAGCCTTCTCTGGATATTCTCTGCAG GTGATGGAGTCCCATCAAGCAAGCAAACTGGACACCTCGGGGACTGCTAAGGCTGTAATATCTTGCTTTCAGAAATTGGGGGTGTCATTTGATATGGATCAG atACAAATGATCCGCGATCCCAAGCAGCAGATCGAGATGGTAGGAGTTCCAGAAGAGCATTTGGCTGGTCATGCTTTTCATTTGTATTGTCTAACATCACCTGATGAAAC GGTTTCATTTGAGTTTCAGCACAATGTTTGTGGCAGATCGATATATGCCGAGGGTACTGTCGATGCTGTACTTTTCCTTGCTAAGAAG GTCCGCTTTGAGGGGATAACTGCCACATGCTCAGCCAATAATAG GTTCAGTCAAAGGCCGACAAGCGCATCTACAATATGA